In Leptodactylus fuscus isolate aLepFus1 chromosome 2, aLepFus1.hap2, whole genome shotgun sequence, one genomic interval encodes:
- the LOC142194035 gene encoding uncharacterized protein LOC142194035, which translates to MSKRICLTDGTGVTKGFSSTVLDNSDLTIGVTVNNRTGMTDYSGASTTSTKGSSTMINSTSLTTLSIVSNSSVGIGLSTDSILNTTLKGEVTLTGNGQSKTTPNSESTPSNGGSNATHSHGTTASADSESNTTADQATMTTINGTANTGSDITGNSGHTPSADSGSRTTANSESTRTTNSGSNSTYNPGRTTTVNNGFSTAGNSESTRTTNSGSNSTYNPGRTTTVNNGFSTAGNSESTRTTNSGSNSTYNPGRTTTINDGFSTAGNSESTRTTNSGSNSTYNPGRTTTINDGFSTAGNSESTRTTNSGSNSTYNPGRTTTINDGFSTAGNSEPTSSTNSETNSTYNSGPTTTSSSGYNTTDYTESTRTSNRESNSTFTTGHANTIYNGYNTTATLQQQEVVDLIQQIIVNPQGLAIVNLIQHITLVVRPQYIMDLIRQLIVN; encoded by the exons ATGAGTAAACGTATCTGTCTTACCGATGGCACTGGCGTCACCAAAGGATTCTCGTCCACAGTTTTGGATAATAGTGACTTGACGATTGGTGTAACAGTTAATAACAGAACTGGTATGACTGATTACAGTGGAGCATCTACAACTTCTACCAAAGGATCTAGTACAATGATTAATAGCACTTCTCTTACAACCCTCAGTATTGTATCTAACTCAAGTGTAGGGATTGGACTCAGTACGGATAGTATACTCAATACAACACTGAAAGGTGAAGTTACATTAACAGGAAACGGTCAATCTAAAACAACCCCTAACAGTGAAAGCACACCAAGCAATGGTGGATCTAACGCAACACATAGCCATGGAACTACAGCATCTGCCGATAGTGAGTCCAATACAACAGCGGACCAGGCAACAATGACAACTATTAATGGAACAGCTAACACTGGCTCTGATATAACTGGTAACAGTGGTCATACGCCGTCTGCTGACAGTGGATCTCGTACAACAGCTAACAGTGAATCCACAAGGACTACTAATAGTGGATCTAATTCAACATATAACCCCGGACGTACGACCACAGTAAATAATGGATTTAGTACAGCAGGTAATAGTGAATCTACAAGGACTACTAATAGTGGATCTAATTCAACATATAACCCCGGACGTACGACCACAGTAAATAATGGATTTAGTACAGCAGGTAATAGTGAATCTACAAGGACTACTAATAGTGGATCTAATTCAACATATAACCCCGGACGTACGACCACAATAAATGATGGATTTAGTACAGCAGGTAATAGTGAATCTACAAGGACTACTAATAGTGGATCTAATTCAACATATAACCCCGGACGTACGACCACAATAAATGATGGATTTAGTACAGCAGGTAATAGTGAATCTACAAGGACTACTAATAGTGGATCTAATTCAACATATAACCCCGGACGTACGACCACAATAAATGATGGATTTAGTACAGCAGGTAATAGTGAACCGACATCCTCTACTAATAGTGAAACTAACTCAACATATAACAGCGGTCCTACAACAACAAGTAGTAGTGGATATAATACAACAGATTATACTGAATCTACAAGGACTAGTAATAGGGAATCTAATTCAACATTTACCACCGGACATGCAAACACaatatataatggatataatacaACAG CAACCCTACAGCAACAAGAGGTAGTGGATTTAATACAACAGATAATAGTGAATCCACAAGGACTAGCAATAGTGAATCTAATTCAACATATAACACTGGTCGTACGACCACAATATATAATGGATTTAATACGGCAGCTAATAGTGAACTGA